The proteins below are encoded in one region of Phaseolus vulgaris cultivar G19833 chromosome 1, P. vulgaris v2.0, whole genome shotgun sequence:
- the LOC137813529 gene encoding protein LAZ1 homolog 1-like — protein MGLMGILCFSIFLFIPVASTGREGNMWLQNIGSETRGTVSLTVFSASIFVVAALVLSMYLVFEHLAAYNQPEEQKFLIGIILMVPVYALESFLSVLDSDAAFNSEIIRECYEAFALYCFERYLIACLGGEDRTIQFMENMNLTDSSIPLLKEAYAYGVVEHPFPVNLFLKDWNLGSEFYQSVKIGIVQYMLLKMICAVLATILQSFGVYGEGKFEWKYGYPYLALVLNFSQTWALYCLVQFYSVIKDKLKPIKPLAKFLTFKSIVFLTWWQSVAVAFLFYVGAFRGSLAQELKTRIPDYIICIEMGVAAVVHLYVFPAEPYKRGERCVRNVAVMANYASLGSPPDPEEVRDCQRTTRTWLGAPNEREKPMKFTQSVRDVVVGSGEIIVDDMKFTVSHVVEPVERGIAKINKTFHQISENVKRHEQQRTQNTKDDSYLIPLRSRMPEFSDAHDAMGDGSFSDSGLSSGKRQYFQSKAGTTRSRR, from the exons ATGGGTTTGATGGGTATTTTGTGTTTTTCCATATTTCTTTTTATCCCAGTTGCATCTACTGGAAGAGAAGGGAATATGTGGCTCCAAAACATAGGTTCGGAGACCAGAGGAACTGTGAGTTTGACCGTCTTCAGTGCAAGTATATTTGTAGTTGCTGCTCTTGTTCTCTCCATGTATTTAGTATTTGAGCATTTAGCCGCCTATAATCAGCCTGAG GAACAGAAGTTTTTGATTGGTATCATTTTAATGGTTCCTGTTTATGCATTGGAATCA TTTTTGTCAGTATTGGATTCTGATGCAGCATTTAACAGTGAAATTATCCGGGAATGCTATGAAGCTTTTGCATTATACTGCTTTGAGAGATATTTGATAGCTTGCTTAG gtgGTGAGGACAGAACTATTCAATTTATGGAAAATATGAACCTAACAGACTCTAGCATTCCTCTTCTGAAAGAAGCATATGCATATGGAGTTGTAGAGCATCCATTTCCCGTAAATCTCTTCTTAAAGGATTGGAATCTAGGCTCTGAGTTCTATCAATCTGTGAAGATTGGCATTGTACAATAT ATGCTACTGAAGATGATATGCGCAGTACTGGCAACAATTCTCCAATCTTTTGGGGTTTATGGAGAGGGGAAGTTTGAATGGAAATATGG GTATCCCTACTTGGCATTAGTTCTTAACTTTAGTCAGACATGGGCCCTATATTGCCTTGTACAGTTCTATTCTGTTATTAAAGATAAGTTGAAACCAATCAAACCATTGGCAAAGTTTCTAACTTTTAAGTCAATTGTCTTCCTGACATGGTGGCAAAGTGTGGCTGTTGCATTTCTATTTTATGTGGGAGCTTTTAGGGGATCATTGGCTCAGGAGTTGAAAACACGTATACCAGACTACATCATCTGTATAGAG ATGGGCGTGGCTGCTGTTGTGCACCTTTATGTCTTCCCAGCAGAACCTTACAAAAGGGGGGAGAGGTGTGTCCGTAATGTAGCAGTGATGGCCAACTATGCGTCGCTAGGATCGCCTCCAGACCCTGAAGAGGTTCGAGACTGTCAGCGCACAACAAGAACATGGCTGGGAGCTCCTAATGAGAGAGAAAAACCTATGAAATTTACCCAAAGTGTTCGGGACGTTGTTGTTGGAAGTGGCGAAATT ATTGTCGATGACATGAAATTCACAGTTTCTCATGTGGTGGAGCCCGTTGAAAGGGGCATTGCAAAGATAAACAAAACCTTCCATCAGATATCAGAAAATGTGAAACGCCATGAGCAGCAGCGTACCCAAAACACCAAGGATGATTCTTATCTTATACCCTTGCGATCACGAATGCCAGAATTTTCTGACGCTCATGATGCTATGGGTGATGGAAGTTTCAGCGACAGTGGCTTATCCAGTGGAAAACGACAGTATTTTCAATCCAAAGCAGGAACCACCAGAAGTAGAAGATAG